One stretch of Pigmentiphaga aceris DNA includes these proteins:
- the glmM gene encoding phosphoglucosamine mutase — protein sequence MSARKYFGTDGIRGVVGGERINAMFALKLGYAAGRVLTRAPLKGGARPVVLIGKDTRISGYMLESALEAGLSSAGVDVLLAGPMPTPAVAYLTRTLRLSAGIVISASHNPYYDNGIKFFSGGGMKLPDEQELAIETALEEPQGCASSESLGKARRLNDAAGRYIEFCKSTFPAELDLNGLRIVVDAANGAAYDIAPHVFRELGATVIPVGCAPDGFNINDGVGATHPESLAAAVRDNAADLGIALDGDADRLQMVDASGRVFNGDELLYVIVRDRMLRAPVPGVVGTLMTNFAVERRFLDLGVDFARAAVGDRYVLEQMLERGWNFGGESSGHLICLDRQTTGDGIVAALQVLAAMRQADKDLAELLQDLRLYPQILVNVPLDPEIDWQSHGGLTAARKEVESTLGKRGRVLIRASGTEPKLRLMVEAEDRRLAEESVERLREGLMGVHQQA from the coding sequence AGCTGGGTTATGCCGCAGGCCGCGTATTGACGCGAGCGCCGCTCAAGGGCGGGGCACGACCTGTCGTGCTGATCGGCAAGGACACGCGCATTTCCGGCTACATGCTGGAGTCCGCCCTTGAGGCCGGTTTGTCGTCTGCAGGGGTGGATGTGTTGCTGGCCGGGCCGATGCCGACGCCGGCGGTTGCTTACCTGACCCGTACGCTGCGCCTGTCGGCCGGTATCGTGATCAGTGCCTCGCACAACCCGTACTACGACAATGGCATCAAATTCTTCTCGGGGGGCGGCATGAAGCTGCCGGACGAGCAAGAGCTTGCGATTGAAACGGCTTTGGAAGAGCCGCAGGGTTGCGCATCTTCCGAATCGTTGGGCAAGGCGCGCCGCTTGAACGACGCGGCAGGGCGCTATATCGAATTCTGCAAAAGCACCTTCCCCGCCGAACTCGATCTGAACGGGCTTCGGATTGTGGTCGATGCCGCCAACGGGGCGGCCTACGACATCGCGCCCCACGTGTTCCGTGAACTGGGTGCCACCGTCATTCCGGTGGGATGCGCGCCTGACGGTTTCAACATCAATGACGGCGTGGGTGCCACGCACCCTGAATCATTGGCTGCTGCGGTTCGCGACAATGCCGCCGACTTGGGTATTGCGCTGGATGGGGATGCCGATCGACTGCAGATGGTGGATGCGTCCGGGCGGGTCTTCAACGGTGACGAACTGCTGTATGTGATCGTGCGTGATCGCATGCTGCGGGCACCGGTTCCCGGCGTGGTGGGCACCTTGATGACCAACTTTGCCGTCGAGCGGCGCTTCCTGGATTTGGGCGTGGACTTTGCGCGCGCAGCGGTGGGCGACCGTTATGTGCTGGAGCAGATGTTGGAGCGCGGCTGGAATTTCGGTGGAGAAAGTTCGGGTCATCTGATCTGCCTGGACCGCCAGACCACTGGCGACGGGATTGTGGCGGCCTTGCAGGTACTGGCTGCCATGCGGCAAGCGGATAAAGACCTGGCCGAGCTGCTGCAAGACCTGCGGCTGTATCCGCAGATCCTGGTGAACGTGCCGCTGGACCCGGAGATCGACTGGCAATCGCATGGCGGTCTGACTGCCGCGCGCAAGGAAGTCGAAAGCACACTGGGCAAACGCGGTCGGGTCTTGATTCGCGCGTCGGGCACCGAACCCAAGCTGCGATTGATGGTGGAAGCCGAAGACCGTCGCCTGGCCGAGGAAAGTGTCGAGCGCCTGCGCGAAGGGCTGATGGGTGTGCACCAGCAAGCCTGA
- a CDS encoding SixA phosphatase family protein, with translation MNLILWRHAEAEEGEDDLARALTRRGRRQAEMAAGWLGRHAPEDMQVLVSPAVRTRQTADMLGRDYTVVPDIAPGASPDLVLAAAGWPLNAQTVLIVGHQPTLGQVASILLAGNTLNWTLKKGGIWWLGRRQRDEDFQVVLRAVVNPEFL, from the coding sequence ATGAATTTGATCTTGTGGCGTCATGCAGAAGCCGAGGAAGGCGAGGACGATCTGGCACGTGCGTTGACACGGCGCGGGCGTCGTCAGGCCGAAATGGCTGCCGGCTGGTTGGGCCGTCATGCGCCGGAAGACATGCAAGTGCTGGTAAGCCCCGCCGTGCGCACCCGCCAGACGGCTGACATGCTGGGCCGCGACTACACCGTGGTGCCGGACATCGCACCGGGTGCGTCGCCCGACCTGGTGCTGGCTGCGGCAGGCTGGCCGCTGAATGCGCAGACCGTGCTGATCGTGGGTCACCAGCCGACGCTCGGTCAGGTCGCCAGCATTTTGCTCGCCGGCAACACGCTGAACTGGACGCTGAAGAAAGGCGGCATCTGGTGGCTGGGTCGCCGTCAGCGCGACGAAGACTTTCAGGTTGTGTTGCGCGCCGTGGTGAATCCCGAATTTCTTTGA